The following are encoded together in the Anaerolineae bacterium genome:
- a CDS encoding DUF3524 domain-containing protein, translating into MQPAPMGDLQEMRVWLIEPYFRGSHRAWAEGYARYSSHRIELFTMTGAFWKWRMLGGAMELARQVAELRQQGQRPDVILASEMVNLPALIGLARPCLSDVPVVLYFHENQLTYPLPPGERRDLSFGIINWLSALTADRICFNSRFHLEQFFDEVPRLLKHFPDYQHLSWVDQVRRRAQVLPIGCDLLGLDALRPDEMLPPGPPIILWNQRWEYDKNPEMFFAALHRLAAEGIPFRVAVAGENVRQQPEEFEAARQRLGERVIHWGFVENRGDYARLLWQADVVVSTARHEFFGIAVVEAIYCGCHPLLPRDLSYPEIIPSEWHSECLYEGLDDLVDRLRQVLQQPRVASPALRQAMSRFDWSNLAPLYDALLLEAAQLGRQPLWENGL; encoded by the coding sequence TTGCAACCGGCCCCCATGGGTGACCTGCAGGAGATGAGGGTTTGGCTCATTGAGCCGTATTTCAGAGGATCTCACCGGGCTTGGGCCGAGGGATATGCCCGCTACTCAAGCCATCGGATCGAGTTGTTCACAATGACTGGCGCCTTTTGGAAGTGGCGGATGCTAGGCGGCGCGATGGAGCTCGCCCGTCAGGTGGCCGAACTACGGCAACAGGGCCAGCGTCCGGACGTGATCTTGGCCTCCGAGATGGTGAATCTGCCGGCCTTGATCGGCCTCGCCCGGCCATGTCTGTCCGATGTGCCGGTAGTACTCTACTTCCATGAGAACCAGTTGACGTATCCCCTGCCGCCCGGCGAGCGGCGCGACCTCTCCTTCGGCATCATCAACTGGCTGAGTGCGCTGACGGCGGATCGGATATGTTTCAACTCGCGCTTTCATCTCGAGCAGTTCTTCGACGAGGTACCCCGGCTGCTGAAACACTTCCCCGATTACCAACATCTGTCGTGGGTGGACCAGGTGCGAAGACGGGCGCAGGTCCTGCCGATCGGATGTGATCTGCTCGGCCTGGATGCGCTGCGACCTGATGAGATGCTGCCGCCTGGGCCCCCCATCATCCTCTGGAATCAGCGCTGGGAATACGACAAGAACCCCGAGATGTTCTTCGCAGCGCTCCATCGGCTGGCGGCAGAGGGGATTCCGTTCCGGGTGGCCGTGGCGGGCGAGAACGTTCGACAGCAGCCAGAAGAGTTCGAGGCCGCACGCCAGAGGTTGGGCGAACGGGTGATACATTGGGGGTTCGTCGAGAACCGAGGTGACTACGCCCGTCTGCTATGGCAGGCGGATGTGGTGGTGAGCACTGCCCGACACGAGTTCTTCGGGATCGCAGTGGTCGAGGCGATTTATTGTGGCTGTCACCCGTTGCTCCCGCGGGACCTGAGCTATCCGGAGATCATTCCTAGCGAGTGGCATTCCGAGTGCCTATATGAGGGGCTAGACGATTTGGTTGATCGGTTGCGCCAGGTGTTACAGCAGCCGAGAGTGGCTTCGCCAGCCCTGCGCCAGGCCATGTCCCGTTTCGATTGGTCCAATTTAGCGCCACTGTATGACGCTCTGCTACTCGAGGCGGCTCAGCTCGGGCGACAGCCGCTGTGGGAGAATGGCCTATAA
- a CDS encoding cold shock domain-containing protein, giving the protein MSELPYRTFRDQLLTCQECGTRWIWTVTEQRRLAEAGQLPEHSPALCPACQRLVPSPGHQRGIIKWYSSQKGYGFITLRTGEEIFFHRTGLAQETPLPDEGDLVEFKIEKTLRGPQAVSIVVLERAKQSSASSSRKPG; this is encoded by the coding sequence ATGTCAGAGTTACCTTATCGCACGTTTCGTGACCAACTGCTGACCTGTCAGGAGTGCGGCACTCGCTGGATTTGGACCGTTACCGAACAACGTCGGCTGGCCGAGGCCGGCCAACTCCCTGAACATTCCCCGGCTCTTTGCCCTGCATGCCAGCGTCTGGTACCATCCCCCGGACACCAACGCGGCATTATTAAATGGTATAGCTCTCAAAAAGGATATGGGTTCATCACCCTTCGCACCGGCGAGGAAATCTTCTTCCATCGCACCGGCCTCGCTCAGGAAACCCCTCTCCCTGACGAGGGCGACCTGGTGGAGTTCAAGATCGAAAAGACCCTCCGAGGTCCCCAGGCGGTCTCCATCGTCGTGCTCGAACGCGCCAAACAGTCCTCCGCTTCTTCCTCTCGCAAGCCTGGCTGA
- a CDS encoding DUF3782 domain-containing protein, translating into MRRLREESEQRWQAQAEELRRLREESEQRWQAQEARWEEQRINWEEQNRRWEEQRALWAEQNQKWEEQRVLWVEQNRRWQEQDRRWEEQRVLWAEQNQKWEEQNRKWWENQATINKLIRRIETGISAIGARWGIQAEASFRNGLAAILEESFGVRVFSVTEYDANGEVFGRPDQVELDVIVKDGQLIVCEIKSSMSRADMYTFDRKVRFYERLQGRTATRRMVISPMVEERAREVAEELGIEVYSYADDIPSL; encoded by the coding sequence CTGCGTCGGCTGCGGGAGGAGTCGGAACAGCGCTGGCAGGCTCAGGCTGAAGAGCTGCGTCGGCTGCGGGAGGAGTCGGAACAGCGCTGGCAAGCCCAAGAAGCAAGATGGGAAGAGCAGCGGATTAACTGGGAAGAACAGAATCGGAGATGGGAGGAACAGCGCGCTTTGTGGGCTGAACAAAATCAAAAATGGGAGGAGCAACGCGTTCTATGGGTTGAGCAAAATCGGCGATGGCAAGAACAAGATCGGAGATGGGAAGAGCAACGAGTCTTGTGGGCTGAACAAAATCAGAAGTGGGAAGAGCAAAACCGCAAATGGTGGGAAAACCAGGCGACCATCAACAAGCTAATCCGACGAATAGAAACCGGTATCAGCGCCATTGGTGCTCGCTGGGGCATACAGGCTGAAGCCTCGTTTCGTAATGGCTTAGCCGCTATTCTCGAGGAGAGCTTTGGGGTGCGGGTGTTCAGCGTGACCGAATACGATGCCAATGGTGAGGTGTTCGGTCGGCCTGACCAAGTGGAACTAGACGTGATCGTGAAAGATGGACAGCTGATCGTGTGCGAGATCAAATCCTCTATGAGCCGAGCCGATATGTACACCTTTGATCGGAAGGTACGCTTCTACGAGCGACTGCAGGGCCGCACTGCGACTCGGCGGATGGTTATCTCGCCGATGGTAGAGGAGCGAGCCAGAGAGGTTGCGGAAGAGCTCGGGATTGAGGTGTACAGCTACGCAGACGATATCCCCTCACTTTAG
- the larC gene encoding nickel pincer cofactor biosynthesis protein LarC — MRVAYFDVFFGASGDMILGALVDAGLSVNALQDVVRRLNLPEQVHIEVEPAIHHSLRGTRVTVHTAEARYHRHLSDIEAILQNADLETPVREQAQAVFRRLAEAEARVHGAPIETVHFHEVGALDAITDIVGVVAGLHLLGIEQIVCSPLPISRGIGRGEHGPLPWPAPGTMALLEGLPVRGLDVEGETLTPTGAALLTTLAKRFGPCPAMRLERVAYGAGRQSFPQAPNLLRLLIGEVDTVSTSAWAERLVVMETNLDNMNPEWFGPLCQGLFEAGALDVWLTPIQMKKGRPGTLLSVIARPEDIPRLRAQIFAETTTLGIREIEVTRWPLPRRIETVETPFGPVRVKLAEFAPGRWKAAPEHEDCVQAAQAASVPLREVYQAALMAAQPLMNLGRG, encoded by the coding sequence ATGCGCGTGGCTTACTTTGACGTCTTCTTCGGTGCCAGTGGTGACATGATCTTGGGCGCGCTGGTGGACGCTGGCCTTTCAGTGAACGCGCTGCAAGACGTGGTCAGACGGCTGAACTTACCAGAGCAGGTGCATATTGAGGTGGAGCCAGCCATACATCATAGCCTGCGCGGCACGCGGGTCACCGTGCACACAGCCGAGGCTCGATATCACCGGCATCTATCGGACATCGAGGCGATCTTGCAAAACGCTGATCTGGAAACGCCCGTGCGAGAACAGGCGCAGGCAGTGTTCCGCCGACTGGCCGAGGCCGAGGCTCGTGTGCACGGCGCTCCTATCGAAACGGTTCATTTCCACGAGGTCGGCGCGCTGGACGCCATCACCGACATTGTGGGTGTGGTGGCCGGGCTGCACCTCCTGGGCATCGAGCAGATCGTCTGCTCCCCGCTGCCGATATCACGAGGCATCGGGCGCGGCGAGCATGGCCCATTGCCGTGGCCGGCCCCAGGGACGATGGCATTGCTCGAGGGGCTCCCAGTGAGAGGGTTGGACGTAGAGGGTGAGACTCTTACCCCTACTGGGGCAGCGTTGCTCACCACGCTGGCCAAGCGATTTGGCCCCTGCCCGGCGATGCGACTGGAACGTGTGGCTTATGGGGCAGGGCGTCAATCGTTCCCTCAGGCGCCCAACCTTCTGCGGTTGCTCATCGGCGAGGTTGATACGGTTTCAACTTCGGCCTGGGCTGAGCGGCTGGTAGTGATGGAGACCAACCTAGACAATATGAACCCGGAGTGGTTTGGGCCGTTATGCCAGGGGCTATTTGAGGCCGGCGCGCTGGATGTGTGGCTGACGCCGATTCAAATGAAAAAAGGGCGGCCAGGGACACTGCTCTCCGTCATTGCCCGGCCGGAGGATATCCCTCGCCTGCGCGCTCAGATCTTCGCCGAAACGACCACCCTGGGCATCCGGGAGATCGAAGTCACCCGCTGGCCGCTGCCGCGGCGAATAGAGACAGTGGAAACGCCGTTTGGGCCGGTCCGGGTGAAGCTGGCGGAGTTCGCGCCCGGCCGCTGGAAGGCGGCTCCGGAACATGAAGACTGTGTACAAGCAGCGCAAGCAGCGAGTGTGCCTCTGCGCGAGGTGTATCAGGCGGCGCTGATGGCAGCGCAACCGCTGATGAACTTAGGACGAGGATGA
- the larE gene encoding ATP-dependent sacrificial sulfur transferase LarE → MESVIPLMAEPIALTGRPADLDQRRAELERIIDEMGRVIVAFSAGIDSTLVLKVAHDRLGDNALGVTAVSPSLAQAELQEAIELAKWIGARHLLLETHELDDPNYAANPVNRCYYCKIELYTELAELARREGYRYILNGANLDDVGDYRPGEQAAREFHVRSPLREAGMTKAHVRALARELGLPNWNKPAMACLSSRLPYGTPVTREALSQVERAESYLRGLGFRQLRVRHHGDLARIEVERADLPRLIELGPEIYAELRRIGYTYVTADLLGFRSGSLNEALRVQGNGMIKRTDEIGRSVN, encoded by the coding sequence ATGGAAAGCGTAATTCCTCTGATGGCAGAGCCCATTGCGCTGACAGGCAGGCCTGCCGATCTGGACCAGCGAAGAGCTGAGTTGGAACGCATCATAGACGAGATGGGACGGGTCATCGTGGCCTTCTCGGCCGGCATTGATAGCACGCTGGTTCTGAAGGTGGCGCATGATCGTCTGGGCGACAACGCGCTGGGGGTGACGGCCGTCTCTCCTAGCCTAGCTCAGGCCGAGCTCCAAGAGGCCATCGAGCTGGCAAAGTGGATCGGCGCCCGACATCTGCTGTTAGAGACGCATGAGCTGGATGATCCCAACTACGCGGCCAATCCAGTCAACCGCTGCTATTACTGCAAGATTGAGCTATACACCGAGTTGGCCGAGCTAGCGAGACGGGAAGGGTATCGTTATATCCTGAACGGAGCCAACCTGGACGATGTTGGCGATTATCGCCCTGGCGAGCAGGCTGCCCGCGAGTTTCATGTGCGGAGCCCGCTGCGAGAGGCCGGCATGACTAAGGCCCATGTGCGCGCATTAGCCCGCGAATTAGGCCTGCCCAACTGGAACAAGCCGGCGATGGCCTGCTTGAGTTCGCGCTTGCCGTACGGCACCCCCGTCACCCGTGAGGCGCTGAGCCAGGTGGAGCGGGCCGAGTCCTACCTGCGCGGCCTGGGGTTCCGCCAATTGCGCGTCCGCCATCACGGCGATCTAGCCCGTATCGAGGTAGAGCGCGCTGACCTCCCCCGCCTGATTGAGCTCGGCCCAGAGATCTACGCAGAGCTCAGGCGGATCGGCTATACCTATGTCACCGCCGATTTGCTGGGTTTCCGCTCTGGCAGCCTAAATGAGGCCTTGAGGGTGCAGGGGAATGGGATGATTAAGCGAACTGATGAAATTGGCAGATCAGTGAATTGA
- a CDS encoding S8 family serine peptidase, which yields MAVPLASYAPGEVLIGLRDVSSRTAVNVLAKEVAASGEANVLETIPALGIVRLSVPESRLAQRIARLQADPRVAWAEPNYLVYPDFIPNDPLYFHSQRSYLSRLQVESAWDVTVGHPDVIIAVLDTGVEMGHPDLAAGIWTNPGEIPDNGLDDEGNGFVDDVHGWDFADEDNDPSDDYWHGTHVAGIAAARIHNAIGITGVAGGATIMPIDVFRGGIGTYADLIQAIVYATDNGADIINMSLGALSYSRGEEAAVDYAWRRGVVLVAAAGNNGNNAWHYPAAHPHVIGVAATDSYDRRASFSSFGPFVAVSAPGVAVMSTMRSGKYGLGNGTSMATPHVSGLAALILSRNPTLTNEQVRAIIESTADDLDTFGWDPYYGFGRINAARALAAVPPPLDPPPTPSPSPPESLWPLGCTELLRDGGFEMGGSAWLMEGQAEVREGVAFEGTHALHLAGVSGTSGRVWQAMHIPVTATAAMLTFAYRIDNRDSGWSGDPQEPSRDRLRVDFQDRSGRLLIPLLRTGNMADTVGDGLPWDEYLYVLTREDLAILHQAGEIRLSFYGDNGWDGQTTDFYVDAVSLCLRMDWPYRFWFPLVSSSSRTDQ from the coding sequence GTGGCTGTGCCGCTGGCTTCGTACGCGCCTGGTGAAGTGCTGATCGGGCTCAGGGATGTCTCGAGCCGGACGGCGGTGAACGTCCTGGCGAAAGAGGTGGCCGCCAGTGGCGAGGCAAACGTATTGGAAACGATCCCGGCTCTAGGCATCGTCCGGTTGAGCGTGCCGGAAAGCCGTCTGGCGCAGCGCATCGCTCGGCTGCAGGCAGACCCCCGCGTGGCCTGGGCTGAGCCTAACTACTTAGTTTACCCCGATTTCATCCCCAATGACCCACTATACTTCCATAGCCAGAGGAGCTATCTGAGCCGACTCCAAGTCGAAAGCGCTTGGGATGTCACTGTCGGCCATCCGGACGTGATCATCGCCGTGCTGGACACTGGCGTAGAGATGGGCCATCCCGACCTGGCGGCTGGTATCTGGACCAATCCCGGCGAGATCCCCGATAACGGGCTGGACGACGAAGGCAACGGTTTCGTGGACGACGTGCACGGCTGGGACTTCGCTGACGAGGACAATGACCCTTCCGACGATTATTGGCACGGCACGCATGTAGCCGGTATCGCCGCAGCGCGCATTCACAACGCCATAGGGATTACTGGGGTGGCCGGAGGAGCGACCATTATGCCGATAGATGTATTCCGCGGTGGCATTGGCACCTACGCAGATCTGATCCAGGCCATCGTTTACGCGACCGACAACGGCGCTGACATCATCAATATGAGCTTAGGGGCGCTCTCGTACTCTCGGGGCGAGGAGGCTGCAGTGGACTACGCCTGGAGGCGAGGCGTGGTGCTGGTAGCCGCGGCTGGCAATAACGGCAACAACGCCTGGCACTATCCCGCTGCTCACCCCCACGTCATCGGCGTGGCCGCTACCGATAGCTACGATCGGCGGGCAAGCTTTTCCAGCTTCGGCCCCTTCGTAGCGGTGAGCGCACCCGGCGTTGCGGTGATGTCCACCATGCGCAGCGGCAAATATGGCCTTGGCAATGGCACCTCCATGGCCACACCGCATGTCTCTGGCCTGGCCGCACTCATCCTCTCCCGTAATCCTACGCTTACCAACGAGCAGGTGCGCGCCATCATCGAATCCACTGCAGATGATCTGGACACCTTTGGCTGGGATCCGTACTACGGCTTTGGACGAATCAACGCCGCCCGAGCTCTGGCTGCTGTGCCACCGCCCCTGGATCCCCCGCCCACGCCGTCACCATCGCCGCCGGAATCACTGTGGCCATTGGGCTGCACCGAGCTACTCCGGGATGGCGGGTTTGAGATGGGAGGATCGGCATGGCTTATGGAAGGGCAAGCTGAGGTACGGGAGGGTGTCGCCTTTGAAGGCACGCATGCGTTGCACCTGGCCGGCGTGAGCGGCACTAGCGGTCGTGTCTGGCAGGCGATGCATATCCCTGTCACAGCTACAGCCGCCATGCTGACGTTCGCCTATCGCATTGACAATCGCGACAGCGGGTGGAGTGGGGATCCGCAGGAGCCCTCGCGAGACCGGTTACGAGTGGACTTTCAGGATCGCTCCGGGAGGCTGCTAATTCCCCTGTTGCGCACGGGTAACATGGCTGATACCGTCGGCGATGGACTGCCCTGGGACGAGTATCTATATGTGCTGACAAGAGAGGACCTTGCCATCCTGCACCAGGCGGGAGAAATTCGGCTCAGCTTCTATGGAGATAACGGGTGGGACGGACAGACGACAGACTTCTATGTAGATGCTGTAAGCTTATGTCTAAGGATGGATTGGCCGTATCGCTTTTGGTTTCCGCTGGTGAGTTCCTCATCTCGAACTGATCAGTAG
- the larB gene encoding nickel pincer cofactor biosynthesis protein LarB: MKPDNQTILARPQSRDGLYELLQRVRSGEISLDAAADLLSGWPSDDLGFARVDHARSVRQGMPEVVFAAGKTPEQVASIMQRIAQHAGAALATRASPEAFEATRAVLPEAQYHQIARVITVGGPLREPPPHAGIALIVSAGTSDLPVAEEAALTAWFLGTHVERLNDVGVAGLHRLLAARDQLLRARVLVVVAGMEGALPSVIGGLVSCPIIAVPTSVGYGANFGGLSALLTMLNSCAPGIAVVNIDNGFGAGVLAHRIASGGC, from the coding sequence ATGAAACCGGATAACCAGACGATCCTAGCACGCCCGCAGAGTCGGGATGGGCTGTACGAGCTATTGCAACGCGTACGTTCCGGCGAGATCAGCCTGGACGCTGCGGCCGATCTCTTATCCGGCTGGCCATCAGACGATCTAGGATTCGCTCGTGTAGATCACGCCCGCAGCGTGCGCCAGGGGATGCCCGAGGTCGTGTTCGCTGCGGGAAAGACCCCTGAGCAAGTGGCGAGCATCATGCAGCGGATCGCTCAACACGCGGGGGCGGCGCTAGCTACTCGGGCTAGCCCGGAAGCGTTTGAAGCTACCCGGGCTGTACTGCCAGAGGCTCAGTATCACCAGATCGCCCGCGTAATCACAGTAGGAGGGCCGCTGCGCGAGCCACCTCCCCATGCCGGCATCGCCCTCATCGTGAGCGCGGGCACCTCGGATCTGCCTGTGGCGGAGGAAGCAGCGCTCACCGCCTGGTTCCTGGGCACGCATGTCGAGCGCCTGAACGACGTCGGGGTTGCAGGCCTCCATCGCCTGCTGGCCGCCCGCGACCAACTGCTGCGAGCGCGGGTGTTGGTAGTTGTGGCCGGTATGGAAGGCGCGCTCCCCAGTGTTATCGGCGGCCTGGTCTCCTGCCCGATCATCGCCGTGCCCACCAGCGTGGGATATGGGGCGAACTTCGGAGGGCTATCTGCCCTTCTGACAATGCTCAACTCATGCGCGCCGGGGATCGCTGTGGTCAACATTGATAACGGCTTCGGTGCTGGCGTTCTCGCTCACCGCATCGCATCGGGAGGATGTTGA
- a CDS encoding 1-acyl-sn-glycerol-3-phosphate acyltransferase yields the protein MTQRSFRIPLGRRIWEPVLRFLLWLFTRVTVEGLENIPRTGPVILILNHVHFLDPVVLVAAMPRYAVPIAKAESLKWPVLGKLLQWYPVIPIRRGELDMAAMRCADRLLAEGQALIIAPEGTRSPTGGLQRGKEGFVFFARRHDPVIVPVAVTGASAFNANYKRFRRTSVHIRIGQPFKFRWPASGRVDKATMRRMADEAMYRIAAILPPEMRGVYSDLSQATADFLIPLVANDFEPRGRQGSQRAPDRFVA from the coding sequence GTGACGCAACGGAGTTTTCGGATCCCTCTAGGACGCCGCATCTGGGAGCCGGTGCTTCGTTTCCTGTTGTGGCTTTTCACTCGAGTGACGGTGGAAGGGCTGGAGAACATCCCACGTACAGGACCGGTGATCCTGATCCTCAATCACGTGCATTTCCTGGACCCAGTAGTATTAGTGGCTGCGATGCCCCGCTACGCAGTTCCCATTGCGAAGGCCGAGTCGCTGAAGTGGCCTGTACTGGGCAAATTGTTGCAATGGTATCCAGTCATTCCCATCCGTCGTGGTGAGCTGGACATGGCGGCCATGCGCTGTGCCGACCGCTTACTAGCCGAGGGACAGGCGCTGATCATCGCACCGGAGGGAACGCGCAGCCCCACCGGAGGGTTACAACGGGGCAAGGAGGGCTTTGTCTTCTTTGCGCGCCGGCATGATCCCGTAATTGTGCCGGTGGCCGTAACGGGAGCTTCGGCGTTTAACGCGAACTACAAGCGGTTCCGCCGCACCTCTGTACACATCCGAATTGGACAGCCATTCAAGTTCCGTTGGCCGGCATCCGGGCGCGTGGACAAAGCAACGATGCGTCGCATGGCCGACGAGGCCATGTATCGCATCGCGGCCATCCTACCTCCCGAGATGCGCGGCGTCTACTCCGACCTCTCCCAGGCAACCGCCGACTTCCTGATCCCGTTGGTGGCGAACGATTTCGAGCCCAGAGGACGCCAAGGATCTCAGAGGGCACCTGATCGCTTTGTGGCGTGA